One region of Mangifera indica cultivar Alphonso chromosome 3, CATAS_Mindica_2.1, whole genome shotgun sequence genomic DNA includes:
- the LOC123212017 gene encoding subtilisin-like protease SBT1.4 codes for MAISFFIFLILFLTPTLLSASPSSDAPQTFIIHVSESHKPSLFSSHHHWYASIIHSLPPSPQHSSKILYSYNKAINGFSAHLTAFQAEKLKEHPGILSVIPDESRQLHTTRTHHFLGLSDDSGLWPNSNYADDVIIGVLDTGIWPDRGSFFDFGLSNVPGKWKGICETAPDFPASACNGKIIGAKAFFKGYEASLGRPMDETKESKSARDTEGHGTHTASTAAGGLVSNASFYEYAYGEARGMAIKARIAAYKICWKLGCFDSDILAAMDQAIADGVDVISLSVGATGFAPHYDHDSIAIGAFGAVKNGVVVSCSAGNSGPGPYTAVNIAPWILTVGASTIDREFPADAILGDGTVLGGVSLYSGEALPDFKLPLIDAGDCGNRFCYIGSLQPERVQGKIVVCYRGGNARVEKGSAVKLAGGLGMVLANTAESGEELIADSHLLPATMVGEIAGRKIRAYLKLSQFPTATIKFYGTVISPSPPAPKVAAFSSRGPNHLTPEILKPDVIAPGVNILAAWTGSNGPTDLDIDPRRVDFNIISGTSMSCPHVSGLAALLRKAYPNWSPAAIKSALMTTAYNLDNSGENIKDLASGQESTPFIHGAGHVDPNRALNPGLVYDIDGSDYVSFLCSIGYDAKRISVFVREPVSPDTCSGKLANPGELNYPSFSVVFESNTDVVTYKRVVKNVGNLADAVYEVEIKSPPNVAVIVSPQKLVFSAEKQSLSYLVTFSGIGLGGAGVNSQKFGAIEWSDGVHHVRSPIAVRWKSQGSVDSM; via the coding sequence ATGGCCATCtccttcttcatcttcctcatcCTCTTTCTCACCCCAACTCTTCTCTCCGCCTCACCTTCATCAGACGCTCCACAAACCTTCATCATACACGTGTCAGAATCCCACAAGCCATCCCTCTTCTCCTCCCACCACCACTGGTACGCCTCTATCATTCATTCTCTGCCTCCCTCTCCCCAACACTCTTCCAAGATCCTTTACTCATACAACAAAGCCATCAATGGCTTCTCCGCTCATCTCACGGCCTTCCAGGCGGAAAAGTTGAAAGAACATCCTGGAATTCTGTCGGTAATACCTGACGAAAGTCGCCAGCTTCACACCACGCGTACTCATCACTTTCTTGGATTGTCCGATGACTCCGGGCTCTGGCCCAACTCAAACTACGCGGATGATGTTATAATCGGAGTTCTGGACACCGGAATATGGCCTGATCGTGGGAGTTTTTTCGATTTTGGATTGTCCAATGTTCCCGGAAAATGGAAAGGAATCTGTGAAACTGCTCCAGACTTTCCTGCTTCGGCTTGTAACGGGAAGATTATCGGAGCTAAAGCATTTTTTAAGGGGTACGAGGCTTCTCTGGGGAGACCTATGGATGAAACGAAGGAATCAAAATCTGCTAGGGATACAGAGGGGCATGGAACTCATACAGCTTCAACTGCTGCCGGAGGTTTGGTTTCTAATGCGAGTTTTTATGAGTATGCTTACGGTGAAGCTAGAGGTATGGCTATAAAGGCTCGGATTGCTGCGTATAAAATTTGTTGGAAACTTGGTTGTTTTGATTCTGATATACTTGCTGCAATGGACCAAGCTATTGCTGATGGTGTTGATGTGATTTCTTTATCTGTTGGGGCTACCGGTTTTGCTCCTCATTATGATCATGACTCCATAGCCATTGGCGCTTTTGGGGCGGTAAAAAATGGCGTTGTTGTTTCGTGTTCTGCCGGAAACTCTGGCCCTGGTCCCTATACTGCTGTGAACATTGCGCCTTGGATTTTGACTGTCGGTGCTTCAACGATTGATCGGGAGTTCCCTGCGGATGCAATTCTTGGAGACGGGACAGTTCTTGGTGGCGTCTCATTGTACTCTGGTGAGGCTTTACCTGATTTTAAGCTGCCTTTGATTGATGCTGGTGATTGTGGGAACAGATTTTGTTACATAGGAAGTCTGCAGCCTGAAAGAGTTCAAGGGAAAATTGTTGTTTGCTATAGAGGAGGGAATGCTAGAGTTGAAAAAGGAAGTGCTGTGAAACTTGCTGGTGGATTAGGCATGGTTTTGGCTAATACTGCTGAAAGTGGTGAAGAATTGATTGCAGATTCGCATCTTCTACCCGCCACAATGGTGGGGGAAATTGCAGGCAGAAAGATCAGAGCTTATCTCAAATTGAGTCAATTTCCAACAGCTACAATTAAGTTCTATGGCACTGTGATCAGTCCTTCGCCGCCTGCTCCAAAAGTTGCAGCCTTCTCAAGCCGAGGTCCAAACCATTTGACACCAGAGATTCTGAAGCCTGATGTCATTGCTCCTGGCGTTAATATCTTGGCTGCTTGGACTGGTTCAAATGGACCAACTGACCTAGACATTGATCCTAGAAGAGTTGATTTCAACATTATTTCAGGTACCTCAATGTCTTGTCCTCATGTCAGCGGACTTGCTGCGTTGCTCCGGAAGGCATATCCAAATTGGTCGCCTGCTGCAATCAAATCTGCTTTGATGACAACCGCTTATAACCTGGACAATTCAGGGGAAAATATTAAGGATCTTGCTAGTGGTCAAGAATCAACACCGTTTATCCATGGTGCTGGCCATGTTGATCCTAACAGAGCTCTCAATCCCGGATTGGTGTATGATATTGACGGAAGTGACTATGTTTCATTTCTTTGCTCAATTGGTTATGATGCTAAAAGAATTTCGGTTTTTGTTCGAGAGCCTGTCAGCCCAGATACATGTTCAGGCAAATTAGCTAATCCAGGAGAACTCAATTATCCATCATTCTCCGTTGTTTTTGAGTCCAACACTGATGTCGTGACATACAAGAGAGTGGTGAAGAATGTTGGGAATTTAGCTGATGCTGTTTATGAGGTTGAAATAAAGTCTCCACCTAATGTTGCAGTCATTGTGTCTCCTCAAAAGCTTGTGTTCAGTGCAGAAAAGCAAAGTCTTTCATATTTAGTAACATTCTCTGGTATTGGTTTGGGTGGAGCTGGTGTTAACTCACAAAAGTTTGGAGCCATTGAATGGAGTGATGGAGTTCACCATGTGAGGAGCCCCATTGCAGTTAGATGGAAGAGCCAAGGTTCAGTTGACTCCATGTAA
- the LOC123212210 gene encoding guanine nucleotide-binding protein subunit gamma 3-like: protein MDCAGGSTLEEPPKSPRSPPTCGDLYGKRRQMVRVQVLEREIGLLQEELKTVEDLQLASRCCKEVDEFVRAKLDPLITINQETRKSKPFWKRIWGKFYSNLLRICCCCGCLHHLQTQTCCGTCSVSCCSPCPYPSCCSCFVKVKCQSCCNFTGLSCLHNACCCFNSSTYKCNKVNLCSNFGKSCHKTCCL, encoded by the exons ATGGATTGTGCAGGTGGGTCTACATTGGAGGAGCCACCAAAGAGTCCAAGGTCTCCACCTACTTGTGGGGATTTGTATGGCAAGAGGAGACAGATGGTCAGGGTTCAAGTTTTGGAGAGAGAGATTGGTCTGCTTCAG GAGGAGTTGAAAACTGTTGAAGATCTTCAGCTAGCCTCTAGATGCTGCAAAGA GGTTGATGAGTTTGTAAGGGCCAAACTTGATCCTTTAATCACTAT AAATCAGGAAACGCGTAAATCCAAGCCCTTCTGGAAGAGAATCTG GGGAAAATTTTACTCCAATCTTCTGAGGATTTGTTGCTGTTGTGGTTGCCTGCATCATCTACAAACACAAACCTGCTGTGGCACATGCTCGGTGTCATGTTGCTCACCATGTCCATATCCCAGTTGCTGCTCGTGCTTTGTAAAAGTCAAGTGTCAAAGCTGCTGCAATTTTACAGGACTCTCATGTCTACACAATGCTTGCTGCTGTTTCAACTCATCAACTTATAAGTGTAATAAGGTGAATCTTTGTTCTAATTTTGGAAAATCCTGTCATAAAACTTGCTGCTTATAG